Proteins encoded in a region of the Amyelois transitella isolate CPQ chromosome 9, ilAmyTran1.1, whole genome shotgun sequence genome:
- the LOC106142590 gene encoding retinol dehydrogenase 13-like, with protein MILWTIFFIIVILVMTVKIYQKLTHAICKSSAHMVGKVVIVTGANSGLGFEVAKDLAFRGARVIMACRNMRLAEAAKELIVKETGNTDVHCRQLDLGSLRSVREFCDNIIKTEKRIDVLINNAASGGLGNYTSEDGLQIGMQVNFYASFLLTCLLLPLLKKSAPSRIINLSSLIHHYGILDFDNLNMEKYWSDQLVYANSKLFMNLMTLELSKRLKATGVTVNAVHPGVSATNIFRNIPYYYVRCLVERSIRFMFQTPWEASQTCIYLAVSPEVSGVSGKYFSDCRQKKPSKTSQDGDAARRLWAESERLVKFTLPEK; from the coding sequence ATGATTTTATGGACAATATTCTTTATAATAGTGATATTAGTCATGAcagtaaaaatttatcaaaaattaactcaTGCTATATGTAAGTCGAGTGCTCACATGGTCGGAAAAGTGGTTATAGTGACAGGAGCTAACAGCGGTCTGGGATTCGAAGTAGCAAAAGATTTGGCGTTCCGCGGTGCAAGAGTGATAATGGCCTGCAGGAACATGCGCCTCGCGGAAGCAGCTAAAGAATTAATCGTTAAAGAAACAGGAAACACAGACGTTCATTGCCGACAGTTGGACTTGGGTTCGCTCCGCTCCGTTCGTGAGTTTtgtgataatataataaagacagAGAAAAGAATTGATGTACTCATCAATAATGCAGCATCGGGCGGTCTAGGAAATTATACCAGTGAAGATGGCCTCCAAATTGGTATGCAGGTGAATTTTTACGCGAGTTTCCTGCTAACCTGTCTTTTACTACCACTGCTGAAAAAATCTGCTCCTAGTAGAATTATTAACTTATCTTCCCTTATACATCATTATGGCATACTTGATTtcgataatttaaatatggaGAAGTATTGGAGTGATCAACTCGTGTATGCGAACAGTAaactttttatgaatttaatgaCTTTGGAACTGAGTAAGAGGTTAAAAGCCACCGGTGTCACTGTCAACGCGGTGCATCCGGGAGTATCTGCAACGAATATTTTCAGAAACATTCCTTACTACTATGTCCGTTGTTTGGTTGAAAGGAGTATAAGATTTATGTTCCAAACGCCTTGGGAGGCTTCACAGACTTGTATATACTTAGCGGTGTCACCGGAGGTGAGTGGAGTTAGTGGGAAATATTTCAGCGATTGTCGTCAGAAGAAGCCGTCAAAAACATCACAAGACGGAGATGCCGCGAGACGGCTTTGGGCGGAGTCTGAAAGATTAGTTAAATTTACTTTGccggaaaaataa